A section of the Candidatus Neomarinimicrobiota bacterium genome encodes:
- a CDS encoding zinc-ribbon domain-containing protein, which yields MKCDEKIESDSLFCPECGTKVEKDE from the coding sequence ATAAAGTGTGATGAAAAGATAGAGAGCGATTCATTGTTTTGTCCAGAGTGTGGCACGAAAGTAGAGAAAGATGAGTGA